Within Astyanax mexicanus isolate ESR-SI-001 chromosome 2, AstMex3_surface, whole genome shotgun sequence, the genomic segment CAATCCACCGAGATTCCCTTGGGTAGCTTTTTTATGTGTAAAGATATTAAATAAATCTCATTTATCTTATTTTGAAAAACACATtcaaacagtaatttgattaatccaATGAATTCAGTTAATCTTCCAGCCCTAACTGtgatttaccctattcatttgattagctcCACCATGTGAAATAATAAGGCAGTTACGTTAATAAGTCTTGGGAGAAGGAGTGCATATTTTTCAATAAAAATCTCCATATTTGAATGTTGGGTTTGGATGTTTTTCTGCCAGCTTAAGCACCTGAGGGCTCtggagagggagaaagacagtCTATGGATGGGGCTGCAGGTTGTGGAACAGACTGGCCTCTGGTATCAACATCACCTGGAGAACGTCTCAGAAAGGCATTCCAGAATCTGCTCAAAAGATCAGGACAAGGAGGTTGGTCCTAAGCAGTgtgtaattaatttatttttaataaaacactcaatttcaaatacatttatattataaagGAATATAAGTTAGAAAATAATGCATTAGTTCTGGTACATACATTGACAACGCTATAGCATTGTACACTTGTTGGAAGGATTgactaaaagcgctgtatttcagaatgcaaggggtgaatggaggtggtcTATTCGCCAAAAGTTTTTACTCATTGTAatgtcatgtttcactacaccacaaGTCCATCTCACATAGTTTCCACTTTCTACACTAGTTTATCTCAACTAGAAGCTCCTTAGTGTCCCTGGTGTTACATTTCTTGGAAATAAATGAGTaactactaattactaatactttaggtcaggagagggtggaggaCAAACATGTATCCCTAGTccctaatttacaatgtagaaaatatattaaataaagaaataaagagaaaacattaaataagaagttaTAAATTTTTGACAGGTACTATATATACCATATAGTCTAAATGTGTAGTACAGCCATACTCACCTTAGAGGTGCTTAAAGTAACACTCTAAAAAATCTAGAGTTGCTAATAAATGTAGTAGCAGCCCAAACCCTGGTTTACTGTGTCCTACAGTGTCCTACAGTGTCAgagagtgtttttctttctttgatGTAATCTGATATATGTCATGAGTTACACCTGGATTGCAGCATTACTCAGTGAGCACATGTTGGATCACACCTGTGTTTATGCTGGATGCTAAGCAACCGCTCTCGCCCTATGTTGCGTATTTATGTCCAAAAGGGATCCATAAAAGAGGAGTATCATTACTTTCACGCAAGAAAATTCCAAATCACCAAAAATGCCAACTTTACAGGAACTGAGACAAATGGAGCTTTACTGCactaaaacatactttttaataatttttattaataactgtacagtaccagtcacatgtttggacaaaccttaaatgtagtgttttttaacactttttttaaatactgaggTAATTCAAACTTGGaagaaaatatatggaattatttagtaaacataatatgctttatatattgattcttcaaagtaggcacctcttccttagatgacagcttggcacattttggctggattttgtcagtcagctttttataaagtagagtcacctggaatcacagctttcagttaacagctgtgctaagctcaagttaattagttgaatttcttgtctcttaatgtgtttgcgagcatcagttgtaaagttgtgaagaggtagagctacaggtatacagtgaatagtcctaatccagtaatgttctaatccacattatggcaataactactcaactacatcagtcaatcagaaaaaattcaagaactttaaaagtatccatCCAACCAaaattatgatggaactggcatataatgtatgttttgtgAAAAAAGCATGGAATAAAAAATGATGTGATGAACTGTGATGGCAGATATTTTGGCCAGGGGTGCatcatttttctaaaattttctgcttcatgattttttttcttattatatattCACATAATTACAGCTTCTTTTGTGAATATTTTTAGAATTATCTACAGTTTACTTTAGTAACTTCTTAGTGCCCTACTAATTATTCCAGGAAAGTTACAATAGACTATAATATTATAGAACTCAATATATTGCTTAAACAGCGATTACTAATAAAAAAGCGAAATAATATTATTCAAGAGTCACAGTAAAATCTTTTTTAGGGTGTTTtgaataatagtgtaataaagctgaatgtctgtgtgtgtgtgtgtgtgtgtgtgtgtttataggaaGGCTGGACGTGTGCTCTTCGTTCTCGAGTGCAGCGTGTGAACGGCAGTCTGGGCAGTTTGCTGAGTGATGTGTGTATGTGGACTGGTTTTGCTCCTGATGAGAGAGGGGGCTCAGACTGGGAGCTCCGCTGGAACAACGCCACTCTCACACAggtaaagacacacacacacacacacacacacatacataccacaTCCCCACTGACcagcagctcagcacagctgtggGAATTATGTGTACTGAGTTATAAGTTCTACTAAAGTTTAGGGGTGTGACCAGACACAAATATCAAGAGACGAGACGacacacgatactgggttcacaagaacgagacgagacgagatttaaaaataaaaatgtaaagaaaacgtcaaaaatgaaaaatgttttatttgacaaaatcatataacgcaaacttaacagactggtttctctcacatattgattctataagaaatagaaataagaataagaatataaaataaaaataaaacttttctaggtcttatatagtgcgaacaataagtgcaaaccacaaccagtcatattaagactatggtttgtgttttttctcctaaatctcttgtaatttaactatgcataaccataaccagtcatattaaaactatgcttgaagtgcaaacagagacagaacatttttttaaaacagtacagagctaagggattagtacaactgcctatgaaacagtcacgtgtaccaTTTACTTAaagtatttactagggctgtgaatctttggacagtaagctttttaactgtaccgcagagtttTTTAACTCTTTCACCGGGGCTCacatattgtttttttccccgcaagacaggtttaagcttgacgagaaatatcctCACATTTTAGTCttgcgagatctcgtcacacccctactacagTTCTATTTCAGTcttttgtggacattcctacatgcAGCTCCAACTTCTGATTGGACTGTCCTACTGCAGCAGTTCTCAATCCTGCTCCTGGGGTTCCCTGTCctgcatgtttttatagtttatttgttGCATCAGAAGTGCATCCTGGTATTTTTAAAGATAGAAACTTCccttcttacatttttaaaaatatatttgtccaAATAAAGATAAAAAGGCCTCTGTGAGCATGCTAACCCTGCAGTGGAGCAACAGTACCTTATAGAGGGAGACATCAACACATCATAAAGAAGGaagaaaacaaaaatgttgatgatAAGAACTCAAATCaatcacttctgacaccaacaataaTGCCACACTCAAAATCACCAAGATCATA encodes:
- the sapcd1 gene encoding suppressor APC domain-containing protein 1, whose translation is MAGDGSYTVVIVPLQNSLYSLDALRFFHWLKHLRALEREKDSLWMGLQVVEQTGLWYQHHLENVSERHSRICSKDQDKEEGWTCALRSRVQRVNGSLGSLLSDVCMWTGFAPDERGGSDWELRWNNATLTQEVNKRNHRISLLELQKESLAQKHCGMYYI